In Candidatus Hydrogenedentota bacterium, a single window of DNA contains:
- a CDS encoding nucleotidyl transferase AbiEii/AbiGii toxin family protein — protein sequence MRDVARCPNHARRDLFQETAAEMGVHPAIAEKDFWVCWILDYLFTECAWKDRLAFKGGTSLCKAFGLIERFSEDIDLVLDWRVLGYSEDEPTADRSATQHGPRSEAPPSPPSAPARITRASDGPAGQPKPPETPRTRDRSGGRGSGRTHRLRPPCAGPVPG from the coding sequence ATGCGTGATGTGGCGCGCTGCCCGAACCATGCGCGCCGGGACCTCTTCCAGGAAACGGCCGCGGAGATGGGGGTGCATCCCGCCATCGCGGAGAAGGACTTTTGGGTCTGCTGGATACTGGACTACCTCTTTACGGAATGCGCCTGGAAAGACCGTCTTGCATTCAAAGGCGGCACGAGTCTATGCAAGGCCTTCGGACTCATCGAGCGCTTCTCCGAGGATATCGACCTGGTGCTCGACTGGCGAGTTCTCGGATACTCCGAAGACGAGCCGACCGCGGACCGGAGCGCGACGCAACACGGGCCGCGCTCCGAGGCTCCTCCGTCGCCACCGAGCGCGCCGGCGCGCATAACCCGGGCTTCCGATGGCCCTGCGGGCCAACCGAAGCCCCCGGAGACCCCTCGGACTCGGGACCGATCCGGTGGGAGGGGAAGCGGGCGCACCCACCGCCTCCGGCCGCCGTGCGCCGGGCCCGTGCCGGGGTGA
- a CDS encoding type IV secretion system DNA-binding domain-containing protein yields MIDDLFNVGSYAANALRRSLLRYSRPPIEYNFERLPPPEQLRDMELAFREDYFDPPLFSIFSVFPYLKYASIMLAVLAFYMAFGLAVTGAITLILILALPDFFFGQSILLLRRRQIQISLAIFFSLLAATVFLVADMLDYSYLAVIAVGAPAVLVTRMVARDFFDFTVGFMNSHPCLRNDERMEALKQPWPGIDLGTVLTVYVLLVLGTSQSPFLILALIYGVLLYSILRGPLRALRASDRSITLRYLMNTLFYLFTEYFTYGRKFPHPMPGVWTPQTSYLVRRRMATLCLLLLLFSFCVGTSFFFAWDMPGFRGQYTEMFRGMAYDDRGGREFLSDKMPELNWAALPDRDESQRQLERLDSLRIARASADLDKKIEIDIEMNQLAEQVSNAEPELDDFAAAWYSHSTTSWMEMAVRNLTEYPATVAASFGVALLNALLLPALFIVSAGQRTVHSVLRLGDRMGARAATEDTRSPWEWFVDRLRNSRHVAYEPGNPDIPIRESDHLFMGLEATNGFPLLLHRDILAEHAYIAGGSGSGKTSLGILSLLVQLIRSRPQDEENQEGGMPPIVIIDLKGEYALLHTVREEVRKQAEREGRTLNDCFRLFTSEKGMATHYFNPLGDMTYSDRYVSDLANLLLDALELNHGPGYGRSYYSRKNFMLLHEVLRAEDASTFDELCDRVSKASMRTQEERHQAFELLATLYGLTEFKQLKPPPDVPESEIISMRQVVEKRQVVYFWLPTVESSIIAREIGNLALFSYFSAMRSRAKLRVPLRQSYLVVDEFQKLAGDRFNVILQQARGFGLSAILSNQSISDLKTPAYDLRSTVLQNTRLKLYFSFSDCKEMTDFAKRSGDELAYIRSGSYALARDGLPDAPYFDRWSHVIKPRVTTNDMLRVTDHPLQAYMDVRSGSGYTQFGGATLAVQMFHPVRWLDFQQRRDVLPWPSLEEIGVASATEAAVSPEEVDERAISVLARLDARIQKFDDENPHLRLS; encoded by the coding sequence GTGATTGATGACCTGTTTAACGTCGGCTCCTACGCCGCCAACGCGTTGCGCCGGAGCCTTCTCCGCTATTCGCGTCCACCCATCGAATACAACTTTGAACGGCTCCCACCGCCAGAACAACTGCGGGATATGGAACTCGCCTTTCGCGAGGACTATTTCGACCCGCCCCTGTTCTCAATCTTCAGCGTGTTCCCCTATCTGAAATACGCTTCCATCATGCTGGCCGTGCTGGCGTTTTACATGGCCTTCGGCCTTGCTGTCACTGGCGCGATTACGCTCATCCTAATCCTCGCTCTCCCCGACTTCTTCTTTGGTCAGAGCATCCTGCTCTTGCGGCGGCGGCAGATCCAGATATCGCTGGCGATATTCTTCTCCCTGCTCGCCGCGACAGTTTTTTTGGTAGCCGACATGCTCGACTACTCCTACCTCGCGGTGATCGCGGTCGGGGCGCCGGCGGTTCTGGTCACCAGGATGGTCGCCCGGGACTTCTTCGATTTCACGGTCGGATTCATGAATTCGCACCCCTGCCTTCGGAATGACGAGCGGATGGAAGCGCTCAAACAGCCCTGGCCGGGCATTGACCTGGGCACTGTCCTGACGGTGTATGTCCTCTTGGTGTTGGGAACCAGCCAGTCCCCGTTTCTCATACTCGCGCTCATATACGGCGTCCTCCTGTACAGCATACTCCGGGGCCCGCTTCGGGCGCTCCGCGCCTCAGACCGGTCAATCACGCTTCGGTATCTGATGAATACCCTGTTCTACCTCTTCACCGAATACTTCACGTACGGAAGGAAGTTCCCCCATCCCATGCCAGGCGTCTGGACGCCCCAGACGAGTTACCTCGTCCGAAGGCGCATGGCCACGCTTTGCCTCCTCCTCCTCCTGTTCTCGTTCTGCGTTGGGACCAGTTTCTTCTTCGCCTGGGATATGCCCGGTTTTCGCGGCCAGTACACGGAAATGTTTCGAGGAATGGCCTACGACGACAGGGGTGGGCGCGAATTCTTGAGCGACAAGATGCCCGAATTGAATTGGGCGGCGCTCCCGGATCGAGACGAGTCACAAAGGCAACTGGAGCGCCTGGACAGCTTGCGCATCGCGCGCGCGAGTGCGGACCTCGATAAGAAGATTGAAATAGACATAGAGATGAATCAACTCGCGGAACAGGTTTCGAACGCCGAGCCCGAACTTGATGATTTCGCGGCCGCCTGGTATTCGCACTCGACGACTTCCTGGATGGAAATGGCTGTTCGTAATCTGACGGAGTACCCGGCCACTGTGGCCGCCAGCTTTGGTGTGGCCCTGTTGAACGCCCTGCTGCTACCCGCCCTGTTCATTGTATCGGCGGGACAGCGAACCGTTCACAGCGTGCTGCGCCTGGGTGACAGGATGGGCGCGCGCGCCGCCACCGAGGATACACGCAGCCCCTGGGAATGGTTTGTGGACCGCTTGCGCAACTCCCGGCACGTTGCCTATGAACCGGGCAACCCCGATATCCCAATTCGGGAGTCCGACCACCTTTTCATGGGCCTGGAGGCGACCAACGGCTTCCCGCTGCTCCTGCACCGCGACATTCTCGCCGAACACGCCTACATCGCCGGCGGAAGCGGATCGGGAAAGACATCCCTGGGCATTCTCTCGCTTCTGGTCCAGCTGATCCGGTCGCGCCCGCAGGACGAGGAAAACCAGGAGGGCGGCATGCCCCCCATCGTCATCATCGACCTCAAGGGCGAATACGCGCTGCTGCACACCGTGCGGGAAGAGGTCAGAAAACAGGCCGAGCGCGAGGGGCGAACGCTGAACGACTGCTTTCGCCTGTTCACCTCGGAGAAAGGGATGGCGACCCATTACTTCAACCCGCTCGGCGACATGACCTACTCCGATCGCTATGTTTCCGACCTGGCAAACCTTCTGCTCGACGCCCTGGAATTGAATCACGGTCCCGGATACGGCCGATCCTACTACAGCCGCAAGAACTTCATGCTTTTGCACGAGGTCTTGCGCGCGGAAGACGCCAGCACCTTTGACGAGCTGTGCGACCGCGTGTCCAAAGCAAGCATGCGGACCCAGGAGGAACGGCACCAGGCCTTCGAGCTGCTGGCCACCCTGTACGGGCTCACGGAGTTCAAACAACTCAAACCGCCGCCGGACGTTCCGGAATCCGAGATCATCTCCATGCGCCAGGTTGTGGAGAAGCGGCAGGTCGTCTACTTCTGGCTGCCCACGGTGGAAAGCAGTATCATCGCGCGCGAGATCGGCAATCTGGCGCTTTTCTCCTATTTCTCCGCGATGCGCTCGCGCGCGAAACTCCGTGTGCCGTTGCGCCAGTCCTACCTGGTCGTCGACGAATTTCAGAAGCTCGCCGGCGACCGCTTCAACGTCATATTGCAGCAGGCCCGAGGATTCGGCCTCTCCGCCATACTCTCCAACCAATCCATATCCGATCTCAAGACGCCCGCGTACGACCTCCGTTCAACGGTGCTTCAGAACACCCGCCTCAAACTCTACTTCTCCTTCTCCGATTGCAAGGAGATGACCGACTTCGCGAAGCGCTCCGGCGATGAGCTCGCCTACATCCGCTCGGGCTCGTACGCGCTGGCGCGGGACGGCTTGCCCGACGCGCCATACTTCGACCGCTGGTCCCATGTGATTAAGCCGAGGGTGACAACCAATGACATGCTCCGCGTCACGGACCACCCCCTGCAGGCGTATATGGACGTTCGTTCCGGCAGCGGATACACCCAGTTTGGCGGCGCAACGCTCGCGGTCCAGATGTTCCATCCCGTGCGCTGGCTCGACTTTCAACAGCGCCGCGATGTGTTGCCGTGGCCCTCGCTGGAGGAGATCGGCGTCGCATCCGCCACCGAGGCCGCCGTGTCTCCGGAAGAAGTCGACGAACGCGCCATATCCGTGCTCGCAAGGCTGGACGCGCGAATACAGAAATTCGATGACGAGAATCCACACCTCCGGCTGTCGTAG
- a CDS encoding DEAD/DEAH box helicase: MNSKATTPFLLGFPLVVLNDRDEAEKVETVLVYEGDGEAGLWWNDSPLNTNKPFKDSFLNTSVEHLAKTVAVHFESKSVKAEEVANSQIEGKSAAMLCELMARYVFPGKRANASSLLVLLSARLDSQIQAQKLGEYGYVAEKVVHALETGAVLLLHPDDKVFVSEGIDPKPVPNSFEELWEEMAHSDLGQVFLFQLRENTARNTSDHPALDGLAKWLGLEKRGRIAKDGVDENPGRRPRLKDLLHLAIPSDPGSVGKILDKNQRAWDETANPGGMVEAALNYEGASSPQVELRSSGATSEQNKLFPTFGANSEFTHVLLGGPTGCGKTTVAELLVLSMAVEHFRPVIYIAPTRSLVNERYDKFIDRYCVAGVLDKRGVLRSSGEFPEDDSRIRSGDFKVAMIVYEKADLFLSEIANNGIGMVVIDEIHMLANEQRGGVLDTLLARILDANGKAEKICRIVGISTEQIASVDSVKNLLTYKDKRSREVPPIRIVAPERPVPLLHQLVWPNGDESIRIVEFKEEKDRHLESSEARKLIVKVQETLTKRSFSSGFETVKKNDGTFYEKLVPLVQKKSLEYGVVLVCVNSSFGTRRLADLHLRARSASSKNNKRRLPEGFELALRYMEDQKEERLFRDLAEQGIYVHVSDTHREIRQSIEHHFSQRHDSKAGLIIYTTETLTYGVNLSVDCVILADLKWPRVDYDSDDISPKRWLKPNEYHNLLGRAGRFGLADRGEALVCIEMFSDASEVIRRYYLRSSPGGEQLSNAILEADIRKLQKQTLAKIDDVSFPSLRTVITLMRHLGEGRSVRVRDILALFKNTLYYEAATEESRELAKDLVFRILELASAPNVRPPLVSKVAEDTASGHPDGILLDNTYQALPHVFALLDTGTQFASIWPIQRWLLRLRQIGVENPPVELVLPGLITARDFWLSARVYCYEQEKGNRDRGEEFFTKNDSEVEARLRDELRRLSISDHALESLIEAIREQAKECIERDDLGKTRREEFIEPMLMRLCAASLMWIRGEELGKIAELSNPENSESRKPFAQKYCDRLSWLVMFCWRCFADLSDVAPREFQTKLPRFSRRLMWGVPTEGIALRGGDSGGSRALRRETIRCLLSKHITPHVILTSRHPQDRFHNIVLDVEINARCVVDGVFEFFANECESIKDLMARRPKIDSHWRQYCDQIRQSLGLHGGTRDSGEGLVIEESAVRDANRMLLDLLKEGDGFGEEYQAGELYKDMGIRMTIGPNENIRFRLIGQSTENKTELPRLGDIVIWYPWRCQNSPGIESGFKELTALGALVLLAFFARGFIGRTALQSWSDGGRHGFWSIQDLLAYFSPERAGVRDIPGEIRERLLSFYEPGVADCTS, translated from the coding sequence TTGAACAGTAAAGCGACAACCCCATTTTTGCTAGGATTTCCGCTGGTCGTTCTTAATGACCGTGATGAAGCCGAAAAAGTAGAGACTGTACTTGTCTATGAGGGTGATGGCGAAGCGGGATTGTGGTGGAACGACTCTCCTTTAAACACAAATAAACCTTTCAAAGATTCCTTTCTAAACACGTCAGTAGAGCATCTTGCAAAAACAGTAGCGGTGCATTTTGAGTCCAAGAGTGTCAAAGCAGAAGAGGTTGCCAATAGCCAGATAGAGGGCAAATCGGCCGCCATGCTCTGTGAACTTATGGCACGTTACGTGTTTCCTGGGAAGCGTGCCAACGCAAGCTCTCTCCTCGTGTTGTTGAGTGCCCGACTCGATTCTCAGATTCAAGCGCAGAAACTGGGAGAATATGGCTATGTAGCGGAGAAGGTTGTCCATGCACTCGAGACAGGCGCGGTACTTCTACTACATCCTGACGACAAGGTATTCGTTTCGGAAGGCATTGATCCGAAGCCAGTTCCAAACTCTTTTGAAGAGCTGTGGGAAGAAATGGCACACTCCGACTTGGGTCAAGTTTTCTTGTTTCAATTGCGAGAGAACACGGCGAGAAATACGTCCGATCACCCTGCTCTTGATGGATTGGCGAAATGGTTGGGTCTGGAAAAAAGAGGAAGAATTGCCAAGGATGGAGTCGATGAGAATCCTGGGCGGCGGCCGAGACTGAAAGACCTCCTCCACCTCGCAATCCCATCCGACCCTGGGTCGGTCGGTAAAATCCTGGATAAGAATCAACGTGCCTGGGATGAAACGGCTAACCCAGGGGGTATGGTAGAAGCTGCACTTAATTACGAAGGCGCTTCGAGTCCACAAGTCGAGCTCAGAAGTTCAGGGGCTACAAGCGAGCAAAACAAGCTGTTTCCTACTTTTGGAGCGAATAGCGAATTCACTCATGTGCTACTTGGAGGGCCAACGGGCTGTGGAAAGACAACCGTAGCTGAATTACTGGTCCTGAGCATGGCTGTCGAACATTTTCGTCCTGTCATCTATATCGCGCCAACGCGCTCTCTCGTTAATGAACGCTATGATAAATTCATAGATAGATATTGCGTTGCCGGGGTCCTCGATAAACGAGGGGTATTGCGCTCTTCGGGCGAGTTTCCGGAAGACGACAGCCGTATTCGGAGCGGCGATTTCAAGGTCGCGATGATCGTCTATGAGAAAGCCGATCTCTTCTTGAGTGAGATTGCGAACAATGGAATCGGGATGGTCGTCATTGATGAAATCCATATGCTCGCCAATGAGCAACGGGGCGGTGTTCTCGATACTTTGTTGGCTCGAATACTCGATGCTAACGGAAAAGCAGAGAAGATATGCCGGATTGTTGGTATCAGCACCGAGCAGATTGCCAGTGTAGACTCTGTAAAGAACTTGCTTACATATAAAGATAAGAGGAGTAGAGAAGTCCCTCCTATCAGGATTGTCGCGCCTGAGCGGCCGGTGCCTTTACTTCATCAGCTTGTTTGGCCAAACGGTGATGAATCAATCAGAATCGTCGAATTTAAGGAAGAGAAGGACCGCCATCTGGAGTCTTCTGAGGCAAGAAAATTAATAGTCAAGGTCCAGGAAACTCTGACCAAGCGTTCATTTAGCTCAGGTTTTGAGACGGTCAAGAAAAACGACGGCACTTTTTATGAAAAACTTGTGCCATTGGTGCAGAAGAAGAGCCTTGAATACGGTGTTGTCCTTGTATGCGTCAACTCGTCCTTTGGTACGCGTCGGTTAGCCGATTTGCACCTCCGAGCGAGAAGTGCGTCAAGCAAAAATAATAAGAGGCGATTGCCTGAAGGGTTCGAACTCGCCCTGAGATATATGGAAGATCAGAAGGAAGAGCGATTATTTCGAGACCTTGCGGAGCAGGGAATATATGTACACGTTAGTGATACCCATCGAGAGATTCGCCAATCCATTGAGCATCACTTCTCTCAACGTCACGATTCCAAAGCCGGTCTGATCATATACACCACCGAAACTTTGACGTATGGCGTGAATTTAAGCGTTGATTGCGTAATCCTCGCGGACCTCAAGTGGCCCCGAGTCGATTACGACAGTGATGATATTTCTCCAAAGCGTTGGCTGAAACCGAACGAGTATCACAATTTGTTGGGCCGTGCGGGACGTTTTGGCCTCGCGGACCGAGGTGAAGCGTTAGTTTGCATAGAAATGTTTAGTGATGCTTCGGAAGTCATTAGAAGGTACTATTTGAGGTCTTCTCCGGGAGGCGAACAATTAAGTAATGCGATACTTGAGGCTGACATTCGAAAGCTGCAAAAGCAAACACTGGCCAAAATAGACGACGTATCGTTTCCCAGTTTGCGGACCGTGATAACACTGATGCGCCATTTGGGTGAAGGGCGATCTGTAAGAGTACGAGACATTCTCGCGCTGTTTAAAAATACGTTGTATTACGAAGCGGCCACGGAAGAGTCACGCGAACTTGCGAAGGATCTTGTCTTTCGCATCCTCGAATTAGCCAGCGCGCCAAATGTTCGACCTCCGCTGGTTAGCAAAGTCGCTGAGGATACCGCTAGTGGGCACCCGGATGGAATTCTTCTCGACAATACCTACCAAGCCCTGCCCCATGTTTTCGCGCTGTTGGATACGGGTACTCAATTCGCGAGTATATGGCCGATTCAACGATGGCTATTGCGGCTCCGCCAGATTGGCGTAGAGAACCCTCCTGTCGAACTCGTTTTACCGGGACTGATAACTGCTCGTGACTTCTGGTTGTCTGCACGAGTGTATTGTTATGAGCAGGAAAAAGGGAACAGGGACCGTGGTGAGGAGTTCTTTACGAAGAATGATTCAGAAGTCGAGGCTCGTCTTCGTGACGAACTGCGTCGGCTGTCAATTTCTGACCACGCACTGGAGTCTTTGATTGAGGCGATTCGTGAGCAGGCGAAGGAGTGTATTGAGCGCGATGATCTCGGAAAAACCCGTCGAGAAGAGTTCATAGAGCCCATGCTTATGCGACTCTGCGCCGCGTCTCTAATGTGGATCAGAGGCGAAGAGTTAGGCAAGATTGCCGAGCTTTCTAACCCGGAAAACTCCGAATCCCGAAAACCATTTGCTCAAAAATATTGTGACCGACTGTCTTGGCTCGTCATGTTCTGTTGGCGGTGTTTTGCTGATCTTTCCGATGTGGCACCCCGAGAGTTTCAGACCAAGCTGCCTCGTTTTTCCCGTCGCCTTATGTGGGGCGTGCCCACGGAAGGCATTGCTCTACGGGGTGGGGACTCAGGCGGGTCTCGTGCACTGCGAAGGGAGACTATTCGTTGCTTACTTTCGAAACACATAACTCCTCATGTGATACTTACGTCAAGACATCCACAAGATCGATTTCATAATATTGTACTTGACGTTGAGATTAATGCGAGATGTGTGGTCGATGGAGTCTTCGAATTCTTTGCAAATGAATGTGAGTCTATCAAGGACCTAATGGCCCGGCGCCCAAAGATTGATTCTCATTGGCGTCAATACTGTGACCAGATTAGGCAATCACTTGGATTGCACGGGGGCACCCGCGATTCTGGCGAGGGTTTAGTGATTGAAGAGAGCGCCGTTAGAGATGCCAATAGAATGTTACTGGATCTTCTCAAAGAGGGCGATGGGTTTGGTGAAGAATACCAAGCAGGAGAGCTTTACAAGGACATGGGTATCCGCATGACGATTGGTCCGAACGAGAATATCAGATTTCGCTTGATCGGACAGAGCACAGAAAACAAGACGGAGTTGCCACGTCTCGGTGATATAGTCATTTGGTATCCATGGCGTTGTCAAAATTCGCCTGGGATTGAAAGTGGGTTTAAGGAGCTAACCGCCCTTGGAGCATTGGTGTTGCTTGCGTTTTTTGCACGTGGATTCATCGGCCGAACTGCACTTCAATCTTGGAGCGACGGTGGCCGACACGGTTTTTGGTCCATACAAGATCTCTTAGCATACTTTTCGCCCGAACGTGCAGGCGTCCGAGATATTCCAGGCGAAATCCGTGAGAGACTGTTATCGTTCTATGAGCCTGGAGTGGCGGATTGCACGAGTTAG
- a CDS encoding DUF1232 domain-containing protein, producing the protein MKKIKGKKHLTTVTAKDVQNVLGQLDEVNRKVRSSGSLREFFDDVVDMGTLIRDFTTGRYSLVPWRTVSAVTVTLTYVFMPLDAIPDLIPGIGLTDDAAVVALCLSLIQDDLEDYRRWRLRSGG; encoded by the coding sequence ATGAAAAAAATCAAGGGCAAAAAGCACCTGACGACGGTCACCGCGAAAGACGTGCAGAATGTTCTCGGGCAATTGGATGAAGTGAATCGGAAGGTAAGATCCTCTGGCTCCCTTAGAGAATTCTTCGACGATGTCGTTGACATGGGCACTCTGATTCGCGACTTCACTACTGGCCGTTATTCCTTGGTTCCCTGGCGAACCGTTTCAGCAGTGACTGTGACGCTTACGTATGTTTTCATGCCGTTGGATGCCATCCCCGACCTGATACCTGGCATCGGTCTCACCGACGATGCCGCCGTGGTCGCGCTCTGCCTGTCTCTGATACAGGACGACCTCGAGGACTATCGCCGCTGGCGGCTGCGGAGTGGGGGCTAA
- a CDS encoding Dam family site-specific DNA-(adenine-N6)-methyltransferase: MTRPEPKPGTADTNPRATAAPALPPLLKWLGGKRWLAPDIAALYAGHRQRRLVEPFCGGLAVALGLRPREALLNDANPHLINFYTWIQRGLIIRIALENDAATYYNHRTRFNDLIARGRSGDPEAAMLFYYLNRHGFNGLCRFNRRGDFNVPFGRYRRTRCATRFEAHRQQLASWRFQSRDFARLRLRPSDFVYADPPYDDAFTQYGAESFSWDDQVRLAHWLARHPGPVVLSNHDTDRVRTLYQDLGFRIVQLHAPRRISANGDRTPARELLALRNV; encoded by the coding sequence ATGACACGACCCGAGCCGAAACCCGGTACCGCCGATACAAACCCCAGAGCAACAGCAGCGCCCGCGCTGCCGCCGCTCCTCAAGTGGCTGGGAGGCAAGCGCTGGCTGGCCCCCGATATCGCCGCGCTTTATGCGGGCCACCGGCAGCGCCGCCTTGTGGAGCCCTTCTGCGGCGGCCTCGCGGTCGCCCTGGGCCTGCGTCCCCGCGAGGCCCTCCTGAACGACGCGAACCCGCACCTGATCAACTTCTACACCTGGATCCAGCGCGGTCTCATCATTCGCATCGCCCTGGAAAACGACGCCGCAACCTACTACAACCACAGGACCCGGTTTAACGATCTTATCGCGCGCGGGCGCTCCGGTGACCCGGAGGCGGCCATGCTTTTCTATTACCTCAATCGCCACGGCTTCAACGGCCTCTGTCGCTTCAACCGGCGCGGCGACTTCAACGTGCCCTTCGGGCGCTACCGCCGGACGCGCTGCGCAACCCGCTTTGAGGCCCATCGCCAACAGCTCGCATCCTGGCGGTTCCAGTCCCGCGACTTCGCGCGGCTTCGCCTGCGCCCCAGCGACTTCGTCTACGCCGACCCGCCTTACGACGACGCCTTCACCCAGTACGGCGCCGAGAGCTTCTCATGGGACGATCAGGTGCGCCTCGCCCATTGGCTCGCGCGCCATCCCGGTCCGGTGGTTCTCTCCAACCACGACACCGACCGCGTACGAACGCTCTATCAGGATCTTGGATTCCGCATCGTGCAACTGCACGCCCCGCGACGGATCAGCGCCAACGGCGACCGGACACCCGCGCGGGAGCTGCTGGCGTTGAGGAATGTTTAG